A window from Plasmodium relictum strain SGS1 genome assembly, chromosome: 7 encodes these proteins:
- a CDS encoding 50S ribosomal protein L3, apicoplast, putative, with product MHWHFINVIFIFSTFFQCSYNYKILSNFNCSEKNFFDKNGNYLRYYNGINKEKNIKSRRSFQFNMIKKVVIARDPFDPQEHLKDIPYKDELDRIQIRGKKIEMRSIFSPNGQLMPATLIEIMPNVIYRFLDFGKAAIAYGKPLDESRWILKPELGQISKVGCNFKNTCSLILTPPQNFVLGQIIDVSYLYNYKYVNVRGLTKGKGFCGVIKRWGFHRGPMTHGSSHHRKPGSIGASTHIGRVLKGKKMPGKDGNKFRTMINLKLLGLNLERNEILVSGCIPGNRNSYVTVTATKDNKVSKYKYILDLLYEQEKNVN from the exons atgcaTTGGCACTTTATAAacgtaatttttattttttccacATTTTTTCAATGCTCATATaactataaaattttaagtaaTTTTAACTGCTCGGAAAAAA atttttttgataaaaatggAAATTATCTAAGGTATTACAATGggataaataaagaaaaaaac ATTAAAAGTAGAAGAAGCTTTCAAtttaatatgataaaaaaagtagTTATTGCAAGAGATCCATTTGATCCTCAAGAACATTTAAAGGATATTCCATATAAGGATGAATTAGACAga ATACAAATAAGAGGGAAAAAAATAGAGATGCGTTCAATATTTTCACCTAATGGCCAATTAATGCCTGCTACTCTAATTGAAATAATGCCAAATGTTATATATAGATTTTTGGATTTTGGAAAAGCGGCTATAGCATATGGTAAACCATTGGATGAAAGTAGATGGATTTTGAAACCCGAATTAGGTCAGATCTCAAAAGTTGgttgtaattttaaaaatacttgCAGCTTAATATTAACTCCTCCTCAAAACTTTGTCCTTGGACAAATAATTGACGTTTcgtatttatataattacaaATATGTAAATGTTAGAGGATTGACAAAAGGAAAAGGATTTTGTGGAGTTATTAAAAGATGGGGATTTCATAg aggTCCAATGACTCATGGAAGTTCTCATCATCGTAAACCAGGATCAATTGGAGCATCTACTCATATTGGAAGAGTTTTAAAAGGTAAAAAAATGCCAGGAAAAGATGGAAATAAATTTAGGACTAtgattaatttaaaattattaggTTTGAATTTAGAGAGGAATGAAATATTAGTAAGTGGTTGTATTCCTGGTAATAGAAACTCTTATGTAACAGTAACTGCTACAAAAGACAACAAAgtttcaaaatataaatacatacttgatttattatatgaacaagaaaaaaatgtaaattaa
- a CDS encoding eukaryotic translation initiation factor 3 subunit 5, putative, which yields MSVNRYNFKTLSGLFKDKVPQHFDILPHTSIKCVIHPSVIFTILDAYIRRDEDQTHVIGTLMGSIIDTNLIEISDCFVDKHSLNEGGFLQIIKDHHETMYELKQKIRPRDQVVGWFCSGSELSELSCAVHGWFKEHNSISKFYPHSPLNEPIHLLVDAALESGFLNIKAFVQLPISLVKEYFVHFHEIQIELLPCNVERAEVLQYKDKLTLSKDKDNNNIANNSENAISDMNEISLKKLLIMLKQCKSYVQDVVDKKKKGNLSVGRYLHKVLSNDTFLSLEKFDSLNENILQDNLMISYLSNLANLQFLIAEKLNASSLQ from the exons atgagtgTGAATcgttataattttaaaacattaaGTGGTTTATTTAAGGATAAAGTACCACAGCATTTTGATATATTACCACATACGAGTATTAAATGTGTTATTCATCCTTCTGTTATTTTTACCATCTTAGATGCATATATAAGAAGAGATGAAGATCAAACTCATGTTATTGGAACCTTAATGGGATCAATTATTGATACTAATTTAATTGAAATTTCAGATTGTTTTGTTGATAAACATTCATTAAATGAAGgg ggTTTTTTACAAATTATTAAAGATCATCATGAAACTATGTAtgaattaaaacaaaaaattcgTCCAAGAGATCAAGTAGTTGGATGGTTTTGTTCGGGTTCTGAATTGTCAGAATTATCATGTGCTGTACATGGATGGTTCAAAGAACATAATTcaatttcaaaattttatccTCATTCACCGTTAAATGAACCAATTCACTTATTAGTTGATGCAGCATTAGAAAGTggttttttaaatattaaagcTTTTGTACAACTACCTATCTCCTTAGTTAAAGAATACTTTGTTCATTTCCATGAGATTCAAATAGAATTATTACCTTGTAATGTAGAAAGGGCTGAAGTTTTACaatataaagataaattaaCGTTAAGCAAAGacaaagataataataatattgctAATAATTCTGAAAATGCTATAAGTGATATGAACgaaatttcattaaaaaagttattaatTATGTTAAAACAATGTAAATCATATGTTCAGGATGTTgtagacaaaaaaaaaaaaggaaatttaaGTGTTGGTAGATATTTACATAAAGTTTTATCAAATGATACGTTCTTATCATTAGAAAAATTTGAttcattaaatgaaaatattttacaagATAATTTAATGATTTCTTATTTATCTAATCTAGCTAATTTGCAATTTTTAATTGCTGAAAAGTTAAATGCTTCATCATtacagtaa
- the RECQ1 gene encoding ATP-dependent DNA helicase Q1, putative, translated as MEISENENYVSCNNLLDVYKNKYSRIDIEKATSILKDYFSITEFKPKQMECLNAIKNFQHVLNIMPTGGGKSLIYQIMPLIIEGISIVISPLISLIQDQIKSLKKKNIVAETINSSLNKKENERIITLLKDHDINEIKILYITPETATSEYFISLLKELYLNQRISLISIDEVHCISTWGCDFRKCYRNLNKLLNMCPFVRIYSCTATATRYVEKDIILNLNLNKEENNSLRIIRTSFNRPNLKYVIVYSDLLKIEKKKSVCDIIKEKRNADKIGIVYCFKRSTCDEISKYLREKGLQALSYHAGLTNNARKKTQEKWLNGKVNILVATIAFGMGIDRKDVSFIIHFNLPKSIENYYQESGRSGRNGNISFCYLYYSKEDLENLAYIIKRSYGDLDMLDINIEKKFEKEIYNLECVHNLCINEKCIRSQILSHFGENYNSFNNLKTMNNIDKNIKNDENYCCSFCFDTKGSKNKIQEVMKLYEQKNWNFEPHNNYNSYNNIKKYSDINEKKHKLSDDSNSEVDQELCYYKLSNKKIKGCVPFQSASSIIPKEIRNKGIVEVMKELERREELMEKNQKKETRVNLTNINNANPHCVNIKKKHTLSSFKVPRKL; from the coding sequence atggAAATCAGCGAAAATGAAAACTATGTATCATGTAATAACCTCCTggatgtatataaaaataaatattcaagAATAGATATAGAAAAAGCAACTAGTATATTAAAAGATTACTTTTCCATTACAGAATTTAAACCAAAACAAATGGAATGCTTAAAtgcaattaaaaattttcaacaTGTTTTAAACATAATGCCAACAGGAGGAGGAAAATCGCTAATATATCAAATTATGCCACTGATTATTGAAGGTATAAGTATTGTTATAAGCCCTTTAATATCTTTAATTCAAGATCAAATaaaatctttaaaaaaaaagaacattGTGGCAGAAACAATTAATAGTtcactaaataaaaaagaaaatgaaagaatAATAACTCTTTTAAAAGATCatgatataaatgaaataaaaatattatatattactCCTGAGACTGCTACAAGcgaatattttatttctttattaaaagaactttatttaaatcaaaGGATTAGTCTAATCTCTATAGATGAAGTCCATTGTATTAGCACATGGGGATGTGATTTCAGAAAATGTTAtagaaatttaaataaattactaAATATGTGCCCATTTGTTAGAATTTATAGTTGTACAGCTACAGCTACAAGATATGTAGAAAAGGATATTATacttaatttaaatttaaataaggaagaaaataatagtCTTAGAATTATTAGAACTTCATTTAACAGAcctaatttaaaatatgttattGTATACAgcgatttattaaaaatagaaaaaaaaaaaagtgtttGTGAcattattaaagaaaaaagaaatgctGACAAAATTGGAATTGTATATTGTTTTAAAAGAAGCACATGCGACgaaatttcaaaatatttaagaGAAAAGGGACTACAAGCCTTAAGTTATCATGCTGGTTTAACAAACAATGCAAGAAAAAAGACTCAGGAGAAATGGTTAAATGGTAAAGTTAATATTTTAGTAGCGACAATAGCATTTGGTATGGGAATAGATAGAAAAGAcgtttcttttattattcacTTTAATTTACCTAAATCTatagaaaattattatcaaGAGTCAGGTAGATCTGGAAGAAACggaaatatatctttttgttatttgtattattcaaaagaagatttagaaaatttagcatacataataaaaagaagCTATGGAGATTTAGATATGTTAGAtattaatatagaaaaaaaatttgaaaaagaaatatacaATTTGGAATGTGTTCATAACTTGTgcataaatgaaaaatgtaTAAGATCCCAAATTCTAAGCCATTTTGGAGAAAATTATAactcttttaataatttaaaaactatgaataatatagataaaaatataaaaaatgatgaaaattatTGTTGTTCCTTTTGTTTCGACACAAAAGgatctaaaaataaaattcaagAAGTAATGAAGTTATATGAACAGAAAAATTGGAATTTTGAACCACACAATAATTACAAcagttataataatataaaaaagtattcagatattaatgaaaaaaagcaTAAATTAAGCGATGATTCAAATTCCGAAGTTGATCAAGAATTatgttattataaattaagtaacaaaaaaattaagggATGTGTTCCGTTTCAAAGTGCTTCATCAATAATCCCAAAGGAAATTAGAAATAAAGGAATAGTTGAAGTAATGAAAGAATTAGAGAGAAGAGAAGAATTGATGGAAAAAAATcagaaaaaagaaacaagAGTGAATCtaacaaatataaataatgcaAATCCCCATtgtgtaaatataaaaaagaaacataCATTATCATCTTTTAAAGTCCCTAggaagttataa
- a CDS encoding dihydrouridine synthase, putative — protein MQIKLIGFIICMYVLLFKNHGKTEFKRKTYTLVRVYIEKVKLHKKKKLWLNKSKKYLYCFNKGTSHIKIKNKIKMSILAENNAREMFSSCENIFKFESISASLNSTYWENKNEATPFIQVAPMINVTNRHFRALVRTVTKKAQLWTEMIVDNTLLYNLNNLEEHLGFNCNEHPIVCQLGGCDTTSMSEAAILVEQAGYDEININVGCPSTKVANKGAFGAYLMKKPEHVRNIVHEIKKKVQIPVTVKIRTGVDEYDTFSFLKSFIETVSSAGCNHFIVHARKAWLKGLDPKKNRKIPPLEYKKVYDLCKLYPNLKFTLNGGVKTIEEAIALLNGYMPYNNDLNQNNYILVENYGVNPLNGVMIGRACMENITILSQTDKLIYNEKIPNTAYSRRTVLDAYKSYLEENSIFYNVASAFELLKPILGILKGMPGHRLFRNKLDIYIRNYASTLNCSEILEKAIVDVDQIAPGCLDLPLNDLKMQQEYIKNY, from the coding sequence atgcAAATAAAACTGATAGGTTTCATCATATGTATgtatgttttattatttaaaaatcaTGGTAAAACagaatttaaaagaaaaacataTACTCTTGTAAGAGTATATATAGAAAAGGttaaattacataaaaaaaaaaaattatggttaaataaatcaaaaaaatatttatattgtttTAATAAAGGTACTAGccacataaaaataaaaaataaaatcaaaatGTCAATATTAGCAGAAAATAATGCAAGGGAAATGTTCAGTTCAtgtgaaaatatatttaaatttgaaAGTATAAGCGCTTCTTTAAATTCTACTTATtgggaaaataaaaatgaagcaACACCTTTTATACAAGTAGCTCCTATGATTAATGTAACTAATAGGCATTTTCGTGCCCTTGTAAGAACTGTTACCAAAAAAGCTCAATTGTGGACTGAAATGATAGTTGATAAtactttattatataatttaaataatttagaagAGCATTTGGGTTTCAACTGTAATGAACATCCTATCGTTTGTCAACTGGGAGGATGTGACACAACTTCTATGTCCGAAGCAGCTATTTTAGTTGAACAAGCAGGGtatgatgaaataaatataaatgttgGATGCCCAAGTACAAAAGTAGCTAACAAAGGAGCATTTGGTgcttatttaatgaaaaaaccAGAACATGTAAGAAACATTGTtcatgaaattaaaaaaaaagttcaaATTCCTGTAACAGTTAAGATAAGAACAGGTGTTGATGAATATGACaccttttcatttttaaaatctttTATTGAAACGGTTTCGTCAGCAGGATGTAATCATTTTATTGTCCATGCTAGAAAAGCATGGTTAAAAGGTTTAGACCCAAAAAAGAATAGAAAAATACCACCattagaatataaaaaagtatatgaTTTATGTAAGCTTTATcctaatttaaaatttaccTTAAATGGAGGTGTAAAGACTATAGAAGAAGCTATAGCTTTATTAAATGGGTATATGCCatataataatgatttaaatcaaaataattaCATTTTGGTTGAAAATTATGGTGTTAATCCACTAAATGGTGTTATGATAGGTAGAGCATGTATGGaaaatattactattttATCCCAAACagataaattaatttataatgaGAAAATTCCAAATACAGCATATAGTAGAAGAACCGTATTAGATGCATATAAATCATATTTAGAAGAAAACtccattttttataatgtcGCTAGTGCATTTGAGTTATTAAAGCCAATTTTAGGCATACTAAAAGGCATGCCTGGTCATAGACTATTTAGGAACAAATTGgacatatatataagaaattatGCATCTACGCTTAATTGCTCTGAAATTTTAGAAAAGGCTATAGTCGATGTTGATCAAATTGCTCCAGGATGTTTAGATTTGCCTTtgaatgatttaaaaatGCAACAagaatacataaaaaattattaa
- the gammaGCS gene encoding gamma-glutamylcysteine synthetase, putative: MGFLKIGTPLSWEEVQHVKSLIRLYGLLQFVHIYKCNKDRVDKNIMFGDEIEYIIIKNDETLKESSALLCASDLIDEMMNLESVTDCQYGSHWTPEYSSFTVEGTPSVPFKFDINSSSFVEDCMRIRRSKLNNVLSTINGVRAITLPCFPNVLLDNSLLMAKRTNYENNKRKSEKHKVESIEAPVVESLNSKKTEKNYIECTKHVISFNEDKNSVVDTITNEMEEIKSINFVNSDITFQKSDELLLHDIYYEDGAEIGGGVKQHRNEKEEGKENEHDMFMNTIKGNLPFECELFKPENTRQYSNSCLISDMVISPHARYITLTKNIRARRGTKIISFNPIYKDIYTEHLKHWDLSLDKSDKRLFKKIKKKYILDDHLIWNKSMNNIKNANNNEQKMNTPKNIICVDNQSNSMPHEYNRAAEEDNTKHLKNNEENLIDTVIKNSLFSNMDDEKDYIYVYDRKFIEEYSEKSKNPIKDYVYLDAMFFGMSMCCQQLTMSFPTIDDARYLYDQLAVIAPLFLALTASTPYLGGFLTETDTRWRVISNSVDCRTEEELSYISKPRYSGISLYISNELPLKDNYYFYNDIDVVLDKNVYEKLRKENVDDNLARHISSLFVRDPIVVFKGSYNENDILSIEKEIEEFYNSNIYVNKEKNTNNNSMNNNRESNMHSIYLSDNFDFLEDYEEKVLSSHQHFENFQSTNWNSVRFKPPPILDNHFNGPSSIGWRVEFRTPDIQITDFENSSVVTLIMVLSKFILEERLNLYIPMSLLEENLYRSANRDAIIKEKFYFRKNLNYYTTDNEIEEKSIYDIFFNEQNGIFFLCSNYIERKFKEGVLSQSAKNKIDEYIEFIKLRCNGKISTGAAYLRNFILNHPSYEKNSYINSKINYDVCKLIADIGKGLIIPQELLGVFVDPYKERIKSDLRQINESQYVNSLAYKFISGEDYTQYLLLSEAIKQDQDYYTCTKRTNYEESTDITLEFGKKLYQLSA, from the coding sequence atgggATTCCTCAAAATTGGAACGCCATTAAGTTGGGAAGAAGTTCAGCATGTAAAATCTTTAATACGATTATACGGTCTTTTGCAATTTGTTCATATATACAAATGTAACAAAGATAGagtagataaaaatataatgtttGGTGATGAAAtagaatatattattataaaaaatgatgaaactTTAAAAGAATCCTCTGCACTTTTATGTGCGTCAGATTTAATTGATGAAATGATGAATTTAGAAAGTGTTACAGATTGCCAGTATGGATCTCATTGGACCCCTGAATATTCTTCGTTTACTGTTGAGGGGACTCCATCTGTTCCTTTTAAATTTgatattaattcttcatCATTTGTTGAAGATTGCATGAGAATAAGAAGAAGcaaattaaataatgttTTAAGTACAATAAATGGTGTTAGAGCAATTACTTTACCATGTTTTCCAAATGTGCTTTTAGATAATAGCCTTCTTATGGCTAAAAGGacaaattatgaaaataataaaagaaaaagtgaAAAACATAAAGTAGAATCTATAGAAGCACCAGTTGTAGAAAGTCTCAATTCAAAAAAGactgaaaaaaattatattgaaTGTACAAAGCATGtcatttcttttaatgaAGACAAAAATTCGGTTGTGGATACTATTACAAATGAAATGGAAGAAATTAAATCTATCAATTTCGTAAACTCAGATATAACATTTCAAAAGAGTGATGAACTTTTATTGCATGACATTTATTATGAGGATGGGGCAGAAATAGGAGGGGGAGTAAAGCAACAcagaaatgaaaaagaagaaggAAAAGAAAACGAACATGATATGTTTATGAATACAATAAAAGGAAATTTACCATTTGAATGCGAATTATTTAAACCAGAAAATACAAGACAATATAGTAATAGTTGTTTAATCTCTGATATGGTAATTAGTCCACATGCTAGATATATTACtctaacaaaaaatattagagCAAGGAGGGgaacaaaaattatttcttttaatcctatatataaagatatatatacgGAACATTTGAAACATTGGGATTTATCACTTGATAAAAGTGATAAAAGactttttaagaaaataaaaaaaaaatatatcttagATGATCATTTAATTTGGAATAAGTcaatgaataatataaaaaatgctaataataatgaacaaaaaatgaatacgcctaaaaatataatttgtgTAGATAATCAAAGTAATAGCATGCCTCATGAATATAATAGGGCAGCAGAAGAAGATAATACTAAACACTTAAAAAATAACGAAGAAAACTTAATTGATACAGTCATAAAAAATAGCTTATTTAGTAATATGGACGATGAAAaagattatatatatgtttacgATAGAAAATTTATTGAAGAATACTctgaaaaatcaaaaaatccAATTAAAGATTATGTATATCTAGATGCTATGTTTTTTGGAATGAGCATGTGTTGCCAACAATTAACTATGTCTTTTCCAACTATAGATGATGCAAGATATTTATATGACCAACTAGCTGTTATTGCACCCCTTTTTTTAGCTTTAACTGCTTCTACACCATATTTAGGAGGATTTCTCACAGAAACTGATACGAGATGGAGAGTCATTTCAAACAGTGTTGATTGTAGAACAGAGGAAGAGTTGTCTTACATATCAAAACCAAGATATTCAGGAatatcattatatatatccaATGAATTACCTTTAAAAgacaattattatttttataatgacATTGATGTAGTTCTCGATAAAAAtgtttatgaaaaattaagaaaagaaaatgttGATGATAATTTAGCTAGACATATATCATCTCTTTTTGTTAGAGATCCAATTGTTGTATTTAAAGGCTCATATAACGAAAATGATATTCTATCcattgaaaaagaaattgaaGAGTTTTATAATAGTAACATATATGTgaataaagagaaaaatactaataataattctaTGAATAATAATAGGGAAAGCAATATGCATAGTATTTATTTAAGTGataattttgattttttagAAGATTATGAAGAGAAAGTATTGTCTTCACATCAgcattttgaaaattttcaaaGTACTAACTGGAATAGTGTTAGATTTAAACCCCCACCAATCCTTGATAATCATTTTAATGGACCAAGTTCTATAGGATGGAGGGTAGAATTTAGAACACCAGATATTCAAATTACTGATTTTGAAAATTCTTCTGTTGTTACTTTAATTATGGTTTTGTCAAAATTTATCTTAGAAGAAAGATTAAATTTATACATCCCTATGTCCTtattagaagaaaatttGTATAGATCAGCTAACAGAGATGCCATCATAAaggaaaaattttattttcgcaaaaatttaaattattatacaaCAGATAATgaaattgaagaaaaaagtatatatgacattttttttaatgaacaGAATggaattttctttttgtgcTCAAATTATATTGAgagaaaatttaaagaagGAGTATTAAGTCAATctgcaaaaaataaaatagatgaaTACAttgaatttataaaattgagATGTAATGGAAAAATATCTACAGGTGCCGCTTACttaagaaattttattttgaatcATCCAtcttatgaaaaaaattcttatatcaatagtaaaataaattacgATGTATGCAAATTAATAGCGGATATAGGAAAGGGATTGATAATCCCACAAGAATTATTAGGAGTTTTTGTTGATCCATACAAAGAAAGAATTAAGAGCGATTTAAGGCAAATAAACGAAAGCCAATATGTTAACTCTCTGgcatataaatttatatcgGGAGAAGATTATACGCAATATTTACTTCTTAGTGAAGCTATTAAGCAAGATCAAGATTATTACACGTGCACAAAACGTACAAATTATGAAGAATCAACAGATATTACATTGGAGTttggaaaaaaattatatcaattaagtgcataa
- the NAPS gene encoding nucleosome assembly protein, putative, with protein MKRDRSENSAENTTDPKHTKIDNDDPLVPFMKDFEDIQKDIEQLDIKCAHEQMNIQKQYDEKKKPLFEKREEIIEKVPGFWANTLRKHPALSDIVPEDIEILKHLIKLDLKDNMDNNGSYKITFIFDEKAKEFMEPLTLVKHVTFDNNQEKVVECTRIKWKEGKNPIAAVTNNRSDLDNEIPKWSIFEWFTTEELQDKPDLGELIRREIWHNPLSYYLGIDEFEDFEEDFDEEFDDDDEDEDEDDDDEEEKDDDDEDKDDGDGDEDDGKDDDNDD; from the exons atgaaaagagaTCGCTCAGAAAATTCAGCTGAAAATACAACAGATCCCAAACATAC TAAAATTGACAATGATGATCCATTGGTACCATTTATGAAAGATTTTGAAGAta tTCAAAAAGATATCGAACAGCTAGATATAAAATGTGCACATGAACAGATGAATATACAGAAACaatatgatgaaaaaaaaaaacctttGTTTGAAAAAAGAGAAGAAATTATTGAAAAAGTTCCAGGTTTTTGGGCTAACACATTAAGAAAACATCCAGCATTAAGTGATATAGTACCTGAAGAtattgaaattttaaaacatttaatCAAATTAGatttaaaagataatatGGATAATAATGGTTCATATAAaataacatttatttttgatGAAAAAGCAAAAGAATTTATGGAGCCATTAACGTTAGTTAAACATGTGACTTTTGATAATAACCAAGAAAAAGTCGTTGAATGTACACGCATTAAATGGAAAGAAGGAAAGAATCCTATTGCAGCAGTAACAAATAATAGATCAGACTTAGATAATGAAATACCTAAGTGGTCAATATTTGAATGGTTTACAACTGAGGAACTACAGGATAAACCTGATTTAGGAGAATTAATAAGAAGAGAAATATGGCATAACCCTTTATCATATTATTTAGGCATTGATGAATTTGAAGATTTTGAAGAAGATTTTGATGAAGAATttgatgatgatgatgaagatgaagatgagGATGATGATGATGAGGAGGAAAAAGATGATGATGACGAGGATAAAGATGATGGAGATGGTGATGAAGATGATGGGAAAGATGATGATAATGAtgattaa